Proteins encoded by one window of Primulina huaijiensis isolate GDHJ02 chromosome 1, ASM1229523v2, whole genome shotgun sequence:
- the LOC140971145 gene encoding choline transporter protein 1-like, giving the protein MGHGIKANVDALALMNVPVDAEDLTLKILNGLDENYKELSHAIQARDQSIRLNYGLDCNGNLCGDKHAEQDLRELGLRYWLNPSQVYQTSLKDSKFELSNARSISLLDCPVPPVPSEDSLNWVCDYPVGDVSLSLDDWIDRTYDYFADLTPQLRNTSLQLQGPCYPVIFPSVNYTGVVSSLPVHRMFXG; this is encoded by the exons ATGGGCCATGGCATCAAAGCCAATGTTGATGCCCTGGCTCTCATGAATGTCCCGGTTGATGCCGAAGATCTCACACTCAAAATTCTCAATGGTCTCGATGAGAACTACAAAGAACTTTCTCATGCCATTCAAGCACGTGACCAATCTATCAG GCTAAACTATGGATTGGATTGTAATGGGAACTTGTGTGGTGACAAACATGCTGAACAAGATCTCCGTGAACTGGGACTCAGATACTGGTTAAATCCTAGCCAGGTCTACCAAACCAGTTTGAAGGATAGCAAATTTGAACTATCCAATGCCCGGAGTATTTCCTTATTGGATTGTCCAGTCCCTCCTGTCCCATCTGAAGACTCACTAAATTGGGTCTGCGACTATCCGGTGGGGGATGTCAGTCTATCACTCGACGACTGGATCGACAGAACCTATGATTATTTCGCTGACCTTACTCCTCAACTCAGGAACACATCTCTTCAGCTTCAGGGTCCTTGCTATCCAGTTATATTTCCGAGTGTCAAT TATACTGGAGTTGTCAGTTCATTGCCCGTGCATCGAATGTTTNggggg